Proteins encoded by one window of Chryseobacterium sp. POL2:
- a CDS encoding XRE family transcriptional regulator, which translates to MSILSENIRYLRGQLGYSQQRVADDLIITRGRYGKYEDDFAEPPIEILLRISRYYNVSIDLLVSVDLKRYNLKEILELPDNRILLPIKVDSRGENKIEIVPHKATMGYLNGYADPEYIESLQTISLPFLPAGKYRAFPAEGGSMPPHPDGSYIVGRYFENRADLKVGKTYIFVTRSEGLTYKRLSKIFTEDLEVSPDNDFYNTYTIHLSDILEIWEFACSIATKEFSKSDFQLDNILILQMLKEVKAEVKMLREKSS; encoded by the coding sequence ATGTCAATATTGTCAGAAAACATAAGGTATTTAAGAGGTCAGCTCGGCTATTCTCAACAACGGGTAGCCGATGACCTTATTATTACCCGTGGGCGTTACGGAAAATATGAAGATGATTTTGCTGAACCGCCGATTGAGATACTACTTAGAATTTCACGTTACTACAATGTCAGTATTGACTTGTTGGTTTCTGTGGATTTGAAAAGGTACAATTTAAAAGAGATTTTGGAACTGCCCGATAATCGTATTTTGCTCCCTATAAAGGTAGATAGCCGAGGCGAAAACAAAATCGAAATTGTACCCCACAAAGCAACAATGGGTTATCTAAACGGATATGCAGACCCCGAATATATCGAAAGTCTGCAAACCATTTCTTTGCCCTTTCTTCCTGCTGGCAAATACAGGGCTTTCCCTGCGGAGGGCGGCTCAATGCCACCGCACCCTGACGGTTCGTATATCGTAGGGAGATATTTTGAAAACCGTGCCGATTTGAAAGTAGGCAAAACCTATATTTTTGTTACCCGAAGTGAGGGATTGACTTATAAGAGGCTCTCTAAAATCTTTACAGAAGATTTGGAAGTAAGCCCCGATAATGACTTTTATAATACCTATACTATCCACCTATCTGATATTTTGGAAATTTGGGAATTTGCTTGCAGTATTGCCACAAAGGAATTTTCAAAGTCGGATTTTCAGTTGGATAATATCCTCATTCTTCAAATGCTGAAAGAAGTGAAAGCGGAGGTAAAAATGTTACGTGAAAAGTCCTCCTAA
- the dinB gene encoding DNA polymerase IV — MEKTIVHCDLDTFFVSVERLLNSDLIGKPVLIGGSSDRGVVASCSYEARKFGVHSAMPMRLARQLCPDAVLVRGDHDLYSKYSNIVTEIIEEKIPVVEKASIDEHYLDMTGMDKFFGTWRLTQELRQRIIKETGLPISFGLSVNKTVSKIATGEAKPCGERKVDGGMEKPFLAPLSIRKLPGIGEKTYPLLRNMGISHIYTLQQMNVFTMRQVLGENGVTIWNKANGIDKSAVVPFHQQKSMSKEHTFEQDTIDMELLRRLMLSMVDELAFDLRKDGKLTSCVTVKIRYSNFDTNTTQAKLSFTASERVISQKVLQLFDKLYSRRMLIRLVGVKFSNLIAGSYQADLFDDTLEDMNLSKAMDKIRMRYGHNSVIRGFAL, encoded by the coding sequence ATGGAGAAGACGATTGTACATTGTGATTTAGATACCTTTTTTGTTTCGGTAGAACGCTTATTAAATAGCGACCTTATCGGGAAACCCGTTTTGATTGGCGGAAGTTCCGACCGTGGCGTGGTAGCTTCGTGTAGTTACGAAGCACGGAAATTCGGTGTTCATTCTGCAATGCCTATGCGTTTAGCAAGGCAGCTTTGCCCCGATGCCGTTTTGGTTCGTGGCGACCACGACCTATATAGCAAGTATTCCAATATCGTTACCGAAATTATTGAAGAAAAAATACCTGTAGTAGAAAAAGCATCTATTGACGAACACTATTTGGATATGACAGGAATGGATAAATTTTTCGGAACGTGGAGGCTCACACAGGAACTACGCCAGCGTATCATCAAAGAAACGGGATTGCCTATTTCGTTTGGTCTTTCAGTTAATAAAACCGTAAGTAAGATTGCAACAGGAGAAGCCAAGCCCTGTGGAGAGCGAAAAGTGGACGGCGGTATGGAAAAACCATTTTTAGCACCACTGTCCATTCGCAAACTCCCTGGCATTGGCGAAAAAACTTATCCATTGCTACGCAATATGGGCATATCCCATATTTATACCTTACAACAGATGAATGTATTTACAATGAGGCAGGTTTTGGGAGAGAACGGCGTAACCATCTGGAACAAGGCAAACGGCATCGACAAAAGTGCGGTTGTACCGTTTCATCAACAAAAGAGTATGAGTAAGGAGCATACTTTTGAACAGGACACGATTGATATGGAGCTACTTAGGAGGTTAATGCTTTCTATGGTGGACGAATTGGCTTTTGACCTACGCAAAGACGGTAAACTGACCTCTTGCGTAACGGTCAAAATCCGTTATAGCAATTTTGATACAAATACCACGCAGGCAAAACTTTCCTTTACAGCTTCCGAGCGTGTTATCTCGCAAAAGGTACTTCAGTTATTTGACAAACTGTATAGTCGCCGTATGCTTATCAGGCTGGTAGGTGTAAAATTCAGTAACCTTATTGCAGGCTCATATCAGGCAGATTTATTTGATGATACCCTCGAAGATATGAACCTTTCCAAAGCAATGGATAAAATCAGAATGCGGTATGGGCATAATTCAGTAATACGTGGGTTTGCCCTTTAA
- a CDS encoding DNA polymerase III subunit alpha: MLLNLHSYYSLRYGTMSIATLIENLRAYGYETAVLTDINNSSATLDFIKQCREAGINGLAGMEFRNDNQLLYVGIAKNEQGFKELNDLMTLANRTKSALPSTAPEFQNVFVVYPFGTVKEAELKDNEFIGIRPQEVNRFILAPKKYWESYVMLQPVSFRQTDFQLHKQLRAIDNNILISQLSAEQIGKETEFFISKAELLNAYSPVPKLIENTNNLLADCSFDFDFKNTKNRKTFTGNRYDDKQLLYKYAIDGFAKRYGVTDKLAKERVLKELDIIDNLNFSSYFLITDDICRYARSRNFHYVGRGSGANSIVAYCLGITDVCPIELNLYFERFLNPKRKSPPDFDIDFSWRDRDEMYDYIFRRYQSEHTALMGAMGTFRDRSIIRELGKVYGLPKSEIDRLVNEPENMLNKNEVTNTILSVYNQMADFPNQRTIHASGVLISDKPLTCYSALDYPPKGLPTVQYDMYVAEDIGFEKFDILSQRGIGHIKDCREIIKLNKGKTVDTSDPKRFFTDPVIAEQLRSANTVGCFYIESPAMRQLISKLQCDNYLTLVAASSIIRPGVASSGMMQTYIERHYNPEKVEYIHPAFKEQLEDTYGVMVYQEDVMKIGHHFGGLDLAEADVLRRMMSGKYRNVNHLGEIEDKYFANCRAKGYPDEVAKEVWRQMKSFAGYSFNKAHSASFAVESYQSLFLKTYYPLEFMVSVLNNYGGFYSREVYINEARNAGGNICLPCVNKSAFDTSIEGSDIYLGFDCLLNLENRLAQLIPEERKRNGEYLSLENFNLRTGAGLEQIIILIRSGAFRFLRTGKKELLWEAHLLLNKSRTTHTQVGQLFTNTVERPQLPVFVTDELENLYDEIELMGFPVSGSMFDLAKSDYRGNVTAKTLVPYCGQIVRVVAHLVTYKTVRTKNGTIMKFGTFIDINGDFIDTVHFPQSLQKFPLRGKGLYLIEGKVVVDFGCPAIEVQRCAMMPIRPDPRSV; encoded by the coding sequence ATGTTACTAAATCTGCATAGCTATTATAGTTTGAGGTATGGTACAATGAGCATTGCAACGCTCATTGAGAACCTCCGTGCCTATGGCTATGAAACGGCAGTGTTGACAGACATTAATAATTCATCGGCTACTCTTGATTTTATCAAACAATGCCGTGAAGCAGGTATAAATGGATTGGCAGGAATGGAGTTCCGAAATGATAACCAGCTTTTATACGTGGGGATTGCCAAGAACGAACAAGGTTTTAAGGAACTAAACGATTTAATGACCCTTGCCAACCGTACAAAATCCGCATTGCCAAGTACAGCTCCCGAATTTCAGAATGTATTTGTAGTTTATCCTTTCGGTACGGTAAAAGAAGCCGAACTAAAGGACAATGAATTTATAGGCATACGTCCACAGGAAGTAAACAGGTTTATATTAGCCCCAAAAAAGTATTGGGAGAGCTATGTAATGTTACAGCCTGTTTCGTTCCGTCAGACCGACTTCCAACTACACAAACAGCTACGTGCTATTGATAACAATATCCTTATTTCACAATTATCGGCAGAGCAAATCGGAAAAGAAACAGAATTTTTCATAAGCAAAGCCGAGCTTTTAAATGCTTACAGTCCTGTACCAAAACTCATAGAAAATACCAACAATTTATTAGCGGATTGCAGTTTTGATTTTGATTTCAAGAACACTAAGAACCGCAAGACCTTTACAGGCAACCGATACGATGATAAACAGCTATTGTACAAATACGCCATTGATGGATTTGCCAAAAGGTACGGAGTAACTGACAAGCTGGCTAAAGAGCGTGTATTAAAAGAATTGGATATAATAGACAACCTCAACTTTTCCAGCTATTTCTTAATCACAGACGACATTTGTCGATATGCGAGAAGCCGTAATTTTCACTATGTAGGCAGAGGTAGCGGAGCTAACAGCATCGTCGCATACTGTTTGGGAATTACGGACGTTTGCCCCATTGAGTTGAACCTATATTTTGAACGCTTCCTAAACCCGAAAAGAAAAAGCCCTCCCGATTTTGATATAGATTTTTCGTGGCGTGACCGTGACGAAATGTACGATTACATTTTCAGACGGTATCAGAGCGAACATACCGCCCTAATGGGTGCGATGGGTACGTTCCGTGACCGCTCCATTATACGTGAATTAGGTAAAGTTTACGGATTGCCCAAAAGCGAGATTGACCGTCTTGTGAACGAACCTGAAAATATGCTTAATAAAAATGAGGTAACAAATACAATTCTGTCAGTTTACAATCAAATGGCAGATTTCCCGAACCAAAGGACGATACACGCTTCGGGTGTGCTGATTTCTGACAAGCCACTCACTTGTTATTCTGCATTGGATTATCCACCAAAGGGACTACCTACGGTACAATACGATATGTATGTAGCGGAGGATATAGGCTTTGAAAAGTTTGATATTCTTTCGCAGAGAGGTATCGGGCATATCAAAGACTGTCGGGAAATAATCAAATTGAACAAAGGTAAAACGGTAGATACTTCCGACCCCAAACGCTTTTTTACCGACCCTGTGATTGCCGAGCAATTACGGTCAGCCAATACCGTTGGTTGCTTTTATATTGAAAGCCCAGCGATGAGGCAGCTTATCAGCAAACTGCAATGCGACAATTATTTGACGCTGGTTGCCGCAAGCTCTATTATTCGCCCCGGAGTGGCGAGTTCAGGAATGATGCAGACTTATATCGAGCGACATTACAACCCCGAAAAGGTGGAGTATATACACCCAGCATTTAAAGAACAGTTGGAGGACACTTACGGCGTTATGGTTTATCAGGAGGACGTTATGAAAATCGGGCATCACTTCGGCGGATTGGATTTAGCCGAAGCTGATGTTTTACGGCGTATGATGAGCGGAAAATACCGCAACGTAAACCATTTGGGAGAGATTGAGGATAAGTATTTCGCTAATTGTAGGGCAAAGGGTTATCCTGATGAGGTAGCAAAAGAGGTTTGGCGACAAATGAAATCCTTTGCTGGGTATAGTTTCAACAAGGCTCATAGTGCTTCTTTTGCCGTGGAAAGCTATCAGAGTTTGTTTCTCAAAACTTACTATCCGTTGGAATTTATGGTAAGCGTATTGAATAATTACGGCGGTTTCTATTCACGGGAGGTTTATATCAATGAAGCAAGAAATGCAGGCGGAAATATCTGCCTACCTTGTGTGAATAAGAGTGCCTTTGATACGTCCATTGAGGGAAGCGATATTTATTTGGGATTTGACTGCCTGTTGAACCTCGAAAACAGATTGGCACAGCTTATCCCCGAAGAACGCAAACGCAACGGGGAATATTTGAGTTTGGAAAATTTCAATCTACGAACGGGTGCAGGATTGGAGCAGATTATTATTCTTATTCGCTCAGGAGCATTTCGCTTTTTGCGGACAGGTAAAAAAGAGTTGCTTTGGGAGGCTCATTTGCTTTTGAACAAGAGCAGAACCACCCACACACAAGTAGGACAACTGTTTACCAATACTGTCGAACGACCGCAGTTACCTGTATTCGTAACAGACGAATTGGAAAACCTATACGATGAAATTGAGCTAATGGGCTTCCCTGTGTCGGGCAGTATGTTTGACCTTGCCAAGTCGGATTATCGGGGCAATGTTACAGCGAAAACTTTAGTTCCTTATTGTGGACAGATTGTGAGAGTTGTAGCCCATTTGGTAACGTACAAAACAGTCCGTACAAAAAATGGCACGATTATGAAATTCGGCACATTCATAGATATAAACGGCGACTTTATTGATACGGTACACTTTCCGCAAAGCCTGCAAAAGTTTCCGCTTCGGGGCAAAGGATTGTATCTTATCGAGGGTAAAGTGGTTGTTGATTTCGGTTGTCCTGCAATTGAAGTGCAACGCTGTGCTATGATGCCGATTAGACCCGACCCGAGAAGCGTTTAA
- a CDS encoding helix-turn-helix domain-containing protein: protein MDLLTNDTEEIIAYQEMITRLRNHIEDILKNYRPVMNGEIYLSGEDVCKLLHISKRTLQQYRDDNILPFIQIGGKIIYKESDILTILEQNYTNAKD, encoded by the coding sequence ATGGATTTACTGACGAATGATACCGAAGAAATCATTGCCTATCAGGAAATGATAACACGGTTGCGAAACCATATTGAGGATATACTGAAAAACTACCGTCCTGTAATGAACGGGGAGATTTACCTGTCGGGTGAAGACGTGTGCAAGCTGTTACACATTAGCAAACGCACTTTACAGCAATACCGTGATGATAATATCCTGCCATTTATTCAGATAGGGGGCAAGATTATCTATAAGGAGAGTGATATTCTGACCATCTTGGAACAGAATTATACAAACGCTAAAGATTAA
- a CDS encoding helix-turn-helix domain-containing protein, translating into MEVIAIQKSALDGMKNDIKELLELTENATRKYDPIFKGEKWLDNQEVCLMMNITKRTLQTYKDKGLLPYSKLNRKNYYKRSDVQALLEAGEPYNTVENGFTDE; encoded by the coding sequence ATGGAAGTTATCGCTATACAAAAGTCCGCATTGGACGGAATGAAGAATGATATAAAAGAGCTTTTGGAACTGACTGAAAATGCTACTCGGAAATATGACCCGATTTTCAAAGGAGAAAAGTGGCTCGATAATCAGGAGGTTTGTTTGATGATGAATATTACCAAGCGAACTTTGCAGACCTACAAAGACAAAGGCTTACTGCCTTACTCCAAACTGAACCGTAAGAATTATTATAAACGCTCGGACGTTCAGGCTTTGCTCGAAGCCGGAGAACCGTACAATACTGTTGAAAATGGATTTACTGACGAATGA
- a CDS encoding molybdenum ABC transporter permease: MDTVTAQLVFGIFVIVVAIGLIYWINRRKFYRRSAAGVEMFSRYSTAVFVRFLERVGKWIAYALIILGIVCIWTYSQMKKDKEKQEVKTEQPAQS, from the coding sequence ATGGATACGGTTACAGCTCAATTAGTGTTTGGTATTTTTGTTATTGTCGTTGCGATTGGGCTTATTTATTGGATAAACCGCAGGAAGTTTTACAGGCGTAGTGCTGCTGGTGTAGAAATGTTTTCGAGGTATTCTACCGCCGTATTTGTACGTTTTTTGGAACGTGTCGGCAAATGGATTGCTTACGCTTTGATTATACTCGGCATTGTCTGTATTTGGACTTATAGCCAAATGAAAAAGGATAAGGAGAAACAAGAAGTAAAGACAGAGCAACCTGCCCAAAGCTGA
- a CDS encoding DUF3872 domain-containing protein, protein MIAIFNKFRTGLLPIYVMLAILSGSISLVSCSKDDELEIQNDFPFEVNVMPVPKEVSNGQTVEIRITIQRSGNYQNTQYYLRYFQFDGTGTLRYYDEPPYLPNDLYPLPTEQFRLYYTSSSTVSQSFEVWISDSFGNEKQISFQFNSSD, encoded by the coding sequence ATGATAGCAATATTTAATAAATTCAGAACAGGATTACTGCCGATATATGTAATGCTGGCAATCCTGTCAGGTTCTATTTCGCTGGTATCTTGTAGCAAAGATGATGAACTCGAAATACAGAACGATTTTCCTTTCGAGGTCAATGTAATGCCCGTACCTAAAGAGGTTTCCAATGGGCAAACAGTAGAAATCAGAATAACCATACAGCGTAGCGGTAACTACCAAAATACACAATATTATCTCCGTTACTTCCAATTTGACGGAACGGGAACATTAAGGTATTATGATGAACCGCCATATCTGCCAAACGATTTGTACCCATTGCCAACGGAGCAATTCCGGTTGTATTACACTTCATCTTCTACCGTATCACAATCCTTTGAGGTTTGGATTTCTGACAGCTTCGGAAATGAGAAACAAATAAGTTTTCAGTTTAACAGTAGTGATTAA
- a CDS encoding conjugal transfer protein TraO: MKKYIYTVMLLFVAITVTQAQRMLPKQKGLEVNVGVLSDDKIGNDYYINIGMTVNGKNGNYQIWALEYTHQYHDYKDQRIPQETYTAEGGYSFFLLGDSRKNITLNSGITGVVGYENINRGEAMLYDGAKILSEDNFVYGAGGRLTFETYLSDRFVLILQGRTKVLWGTDLRQFRPSAGVGLRFNF, encoded by the coding sequence ATGAAAAAGTATATCTATACCGTGATGCTACTTTTTGTGGCCATCACGGTTACACAGGCACAAAGAATGCTCCCAAAACAGAAAGGATTGGAAGTAAATGTTGGTGTATTATCTGATGATAAAATCGGTAATGATTATTATATCAATATCGGTATGACCGTAAATGGCAAAAACGGCAATTATCAGATTTGGGCTTTGGAATACACGCACCAATACCACGACTATAAAGACCAACGAATACCGCAGGAAACCTATACTGCTGAGGGCGGTTACAGTTTCTTCCTGCTGGGCGACAGCCGTAAGAACATTACGTTGAATTCAGGTATAACGGGAGTAGTCGGTTATGAGAACATTAACCGTGGCGAAGCTATGTTGTATGACGGTGCAAAAATATTGAGCGAGGACAATTTTGTTTACGGAGCTGGTGGACGGCTCACATTTGAAACGTACCTGTCTGACCGATTTGTGCTTATCCTGCAAGGGCGTACAAAGGTCTTATGGGGTACGGATTTACGACAATTCCGACCGTCCGCAGGTGTGGGATTAAGGTTTAACTTTTAA
- the traN gene encoding conjugative transposon protein TraN: MKNLFKTFWAVALTIGFAVTSFAQDSVNAKTPLALGKIEPYKMEVTYDKTSHLIFPSGIRYVDLGSEYLIAGKAEDAENVLRVKASVRDFETETNFSVITNDGRYYSFDVYYSSYPDVLSYDLLTMQKAIDKTNGNDVLFEELGNNSPSLAGLLLETIYKKDKRIVKHIGAKSFGIQFILKGIYIHNGKYYFHTELRNKTNVPFEIDFINFKVVDKKVAKRTVVQERALTPLRTYKPLEDGISGKSTEQNVFLLDKFTITDDKVLLIEIFEKNGGRHQTVQVENSDLIKARVISDMHLKF; encoded by the coding sequence ATGAAAAATCTTTTTAAAACCTTTTGGGCGGTTGCCCTGACCATCGGCTTTGCCGTGACTTCTTTTGCACAAGATAGTGTAAATGCAAAAACTCCGCTTGCTTTGGGCAAGATAGAACCCTACAAAATGGAAGTGACCTACGATAAAACTTCGCATTTGATTTTCCCGTCCGGAATAAGATATGTGGATTTGGGAAGCGAATACCTGATTGCAGGAAAGGCGGAAGATGCTGAAAACGTATTGCGTGTAAAAGCATCGGTAAGGGATTTTGAAACCGAAACCAATTTTTCCGTTATCACGAATGACGGACGTTATTACTCCTTTGATGTGTATTACAGTAGCTATCCTGATGTATTAAGCTATGACCTGCTGACAATGCAAAAGGCAATAGATAAAACCAACGGAAATGATGTGCTGTTTGAGGAGTTGGGCAATAATTCTCCGTCTTTGGCAGGCTTGTTATTGGAAACCATTTACAAGAAAGACAAGCGTATCGTGAAGCATATAGGGGCTAAGAGTTTCGGTATTCAGTTTATCCTGAAAGGTATCTACATTCACAACGGCAAATATTACTTCCATACGGAATTGAGAAACAAAACCAATGTACCGTTTGAAATAGACTTTATCAATTTCAAAGTCGTGGATAAAAAGGTCGCTAAGCGTACCGTAGTGCAGGAACGGGCATTGACACCGCTACGAACTTACAAGCCATTGGAGGACGGAATAAGTGGAAAATCTACTGAACAAAATGTTTTCCTGTTAGACAAATTCACGATTACCGATGACAAGGTACTGCTGATTGAGATTTTTGAGAAAAACGGAGGCAGACATCAAACAGTTCAGGTCGAAAATTCGGACTTAATCAAAGCTCGTGTAATCAGTGATATGCACCTGAAATTTTAA
- the traM gene encoding conjugative transposon protein TraM: protein MKENENKKSVVRVTEGNPKDTADVLQNGTENKTEKLKKPMIFGLMGIVFVGCMYLIFKPSEDKNEIENIGLNDAVPQATGAGLPDNKGKAYELEMLEQKDQEKRNALTTLSDYWNTDNNDEPIDEFAKEEESYDFGSGRNSGRNGNPALNSYRNMQSTLGSFYNDDNSETIELRRQLDELKEQLAEQNVPKPVTVDDQLALMEKSYEMAAKYLPQNTNTSTAENVPVNGTASGSSSNQKEHFVAFTAARKNTVSALYREPTDSAFLADWSETRNRGFYTAGATEQVVQPKNSIKACVHDAQTVVGETGVRLRLLEPAKTPIRTIPQGTIVTANAKFQGGRLQLKITSIELEGNIIPVDITIYDLDGQQGLYVPYSPEMNALTEMAGNMSQTGGTSVMLTQNAGQQVAADLSRGVVQGISGYFAKKVRTPKVTLKAGHQVFLVSKQ from the coding sequence ATGAAAGAAAATGAGAACAAAAAGTCGGTTGTTCGGGTAACTGAAGGAAACCCGAAAGATACCGCTGATGTACTGCAAAACGGTACAGAGAACAAAACGGAAAAACTTAAAAAGCCAATGATTTTTGGTTTAATGGGTATTGTTTTCGTGGGTTGTATGTATTTGATTTTTAAACCGTCGGAAGACAAAAACGAAATCGAGAACATTGGTCTGAACGATGCCGTTCCACAAGCTACCGGAGCCGGACTACCCGACAATAAGGGCAAGGCTTATGAGCTTGAAATGCTCGAACAAAAAGACCAAGAGAAACGAAATGCTTTGACTACGCTTTCAGATTATTGGAACACGGACAACAACGACGAACCAATTGATGAATTTGCTAAGGAAGAAGAAAGCTACGACTTTGGTAGTGGCAGAAATTCGGGAAGAAACGGCAATCCTGCACTGAACAGCTACCGAAATATGCAAAGTACATTGGGGTCATTTTATAATGACGACAATTCGGAAACAATAGAACTTCGCAGACAGTTGGACGAACTCAAAGAGCAATTAGCGGAACAAAATGTACCCAAGCCTGTAACCGTAGATGACCAGCTTGCTTTAATGGAGAAATCCTATGAAATGGCAGCAAAATATCTTCCGCAAAATACCAACACAAGCACCGCAGAAAACGTACCTGTAAACGGTACGGCTTCGGGGTCATCAAGCAATCAGAAAGAGCATTTTGTGGCGTTTACTGCGGCAAGAAAAAATACCGTGTCCGCTTTGTACCGTGAGCCTACGGATAGTGCCTTTTTAGCTGATTGGAGCGAAACCCGAAATCGAGGTTTTTATACTGCTGGTGCTACCGAGCAAGTGGTACAACCAAAAAATAGCATCAAAGCCTGTGTACACGATGCACAGACGGTTGTCGGCGAAACAGGTGTAAGATTGCGATTATTAGAACCTGCCAAAACCCCAATCCGTACAATCCCACAAGGAACGATTGTTACTGCCAATGCCAAGTTTCAAGGAGGACGTTTACAGCTCAAAATTACCTCTATCGAATTAGAGGGAAATATTATCCCTGTGGATATTACCATTTATGATTTGGACGGACAGCAAGGACTTTATGTTCCTTACTCTCCTGAAATGAATGCACTTACCGAAATGGCTGGGAATATGAGCCAAACGGGCGGAACAAGTGTAATGCTGACACAAAATGCCGGACAACAAGTCGCTGCCGATTTAAGTCGTGGCGTGGTGCAGGGAATTTCGGGCTATTTCGCCAAGAAAGTACGCACACCAAAAGTTACGCTAAAGGCAGGACATCAGGTCTTTTTGGTATCAAAACAATAA
- a CDS encoding nitrogen regulatory IIA protein — protein MKKLRENMDRFFDRQDECWRSLPVGKQHLYTLYFFVGYLLLTVGVVAKVWYDTKQSKNDMHIEHIENPVLKKNESPVRLQDTLTTILKDRIYERK, from the coding sequence ATGAAAAAATTAAGGGAAAATATGGACAGGTTTTTTGACAGGCAGGACGAGTGTTGGCGGTCTTTGCCCGTGGGCAAACAGCACCTCTATACGCTATACTTCTTTGTCGGTTATCTGCTACTGACCGTAGGGGTGGTTGCCAAAGTATGGTACGATACCAAACAGTCAAAAAACGATATGCACATTGAGCATATCGAAAACCCTGTCCTCAAAAAGAACGAAAGCCCTGTAAGATTGCAGGACACATTAACAACAATTTTAAAAGATAGGATTTATGAAAGAAAATGA
- the traK gene encoding conjugative transposon protein TraK, with protein MEFKTLRNVENSFRQIRLYAIVFAVLCIGVVGFAVWKSYNFANEQRQKIYVLDNGKSLMLALSQNASINRPVEAREHVRRFHELFFTLAPDKNAIESNMARAFNLADKSAFDYYKDLSEKGYYSRIISGNVQQRIEVDSVVCNFDNYPYSVRTYAKQFIIRSSNVTRRNLITSCYLVNSVRSDNNPQGFNIEKFAVVENRDIEVINR; from the coding sequence ATGGAATTTAAAACTTTAAGAAATGTAGAGAATAGCTTTCGGCAGATACGTCTGTATGCAATTGTGTTTGCTGTTCTCTGTATTGGCGTAGTAGGATTTGCCGTGTGGAAATCCTACAACTTTGCCAATGAACAACGCCAAAAAATCTATGTTCTTGACAATGGCAAATCTTTGATGCTTGCTTTGTCGCAAAATGCTTCGATTAACAGACCTGTGGAAGCAAGAGAACACGTCAGACGTTTTCACGAGCTTTTCTTCACGCTTGCACCCGATAAAAATGCTATCGAGAGCAATATGGCAAGGGCATTCAACCTTGCCGACAAATCAGCCTTTGACTATTACAAAGACTTGTCGGAGAAAGGGTATTACTCCCGTATCATATCAGGGAACGTACAACAACGCATTGAAGTGGATAGTGTCGTATGCAATTTCGACAATTATCCCTATTCGGTGCGGACTTATGCCAAACAATTCATCATACGGTCAAGTAACGTAACACGCCGTAACCTGATTACTTCCTGCTATTTAGTGAACTCGGTAAGGTCGGATAATAACCCACAAGGGTTTAATATCGAAAAGTTCGCAGTCGTTGAAAATCGGGATATAGAGGTCATTAACCGATAA